In Pseudomonas hamedanensis, a single window of DNA contains:
- a CDS encoding tail fiber assembly protein, translating to MNRYAYVLVDYVKPFNKVMQIVDAEETPTYLPNGFWVEITGNTAVQVGWKATTVNYVDWFFSEPTYDEREKDIAYEVLTLLNAAGKWLLVNPLEYKNDIGVASPEEQALLLAYKHYCVDVSGVKTQSGYPYTVNWPVAPF from the coding sequence ATGAACCGTTATGCTTATGTTCTGGTTGACTATGTAAAACCTTTTAACAAGGTGATGCAGATTGTAGATGCTGAGGAAACACCAACGTACCTCCCCAATGGTTTCTGGGTTGAGATTACTGGCAACACAGCCGTTCAGGTAGGTTGGAAGGCCACGACTGTGAATTATGTCGATTGGTTCTTCAGTGAACCGACTTATGACGAACGTGAAAAAGACATTGCCTATGAGGTGCTGACATTGCTGAACGCGGCTGGCAAGTGGCTGCTGGTAAACCCGCTTGAGTATAAAAATGACATCGGAGTTGCTTCACCTGAAGAGCAAGCGCTGTTACTTGCTTACAAGCATTACTGCGTTGATGTCAGCGGCGTTAAAACACAATCCGGCTACCCGTACACGGTCAATTGGCCGGTCGCTCCGTTCTGA
- a CDS encoding LexA family transcriptional regulator translates to MQKRNVSSVLRALLDQHGISPTELHRRTGVPQSTLSRILSGKIVDPSDKHISKIAEYFNVSTDQLRGRADVAQSAAGARDDMHAELKDISLWDDDTPVDDDEVSVPFLREVELAAGSGRFVIEESERSSLRFGKRSLRHNGVQFDQAKCVTVRGNSMLPVLRDGATVGVNAGKCGIGDIIDGDLYAINHNGQLRVKQLYRLPTGIRLRSFNRDEHPDEDYSFQEIQEEQIVILGHVFWWGMYAR, encoded by the coding sequence ATGCAAAAACGCAACGTATCCTCCGTCTTAAGAGCACTGCTCGATCAACACGGGATCTCCCCCACGGAGCTTCACCGTCGTACCGGCGTGCCGCAATCCACGCTCTCGCGAATTCTCAGCGGGAAGATCGTCGATCCTTCGGATAAACATATTTCGAAGATCGCCGAATACTTCAATGTAAGCACCGATCAGCTGCGCGGGCGCGCAGACGTCGCTCAGTCGGCGGCTGGCGCGCGCGATGACATGCATGCAGAACTCAAGGACATAAGCCTGTGGGACGACGATACCCCTGTCGATGATGACGAGGTGTCGGTGCCCTTTCTACGTGAGGTTGAATTGGCTGCTGGATCAGGAAGATTCGTCATCGAAGAGAGCGAACGCTCTAGCCTGCGCTTCGGCAAGCGCAGCCTGCGCCATAACGGCGTGCAGTTCGACCAGGCCAAATGCGTGACGGTGCGTGGCAACAGCATGTTGCCGGTGTTGCGTGACGGCGCCACGGTCGGCGTAAATGCGGGTAAATGCGGGATCGGCGACATCATCGATGGTGATCTTTACGCGATCAATCACAACGGCCAACTGCGCGTGAAGCAGCTCTACCGTCTGCCCACCGGCATTCGTCTGCGCAGCTTCAATCGGGATGAGCATCCGGATGAGGACTACAGCTTCCAGGAAATCCAGGAAGAACAGATCGTGATCCTCGGTCACGTCTTCTGGTGGGGCATGTACGCCCGCTGA
- the mutS gene encoding DNA mismatch repair protein MutS: MNKAVSDLSSHTPMMQQYWRLKNQHPDQLMFYRMGDFYEIFYEDAKKAAKLLDITLTARGQSAGQAIPMCGIPYHAAEGYLAKLVKLGESVVICEQVGDPATSKGPVERQVVRIITPGTVSDEALLDERRDNLIAAVLGDERLFGLAVLDITSGNFSVLEIKGWENLLAELERVNPVELLIPDDWPKDLPAEKRRGVRRRAPWDFERDSALKSLCQQFSTQDLKGFGCENLTLAIGAAGCLLAYAKETQRTALPHLRSLRHERLDDTVVLDGASRRNLELDTNLAGGRDNTLQSVVDRCQTAMGSRLLTRWLNRPLRDLTVLLARQSSIRCLLDGYRFEKLQPQLKEIGDIERILARIGLRNARPRDLARLRDALGALPELQVAMADLEAPHLQSLATITSTYPDLAALLEKAIIDNPPAVIRDGGVLKTGYDSELDELQSLSENAGQFLIDLETREKARTGLANLKVGYNRIHGYFIELPSKQAESAPADYIRRQTLKGAERFITPELKEFEDKALSAKSRALAREKMLYEALLEDLISQLPPLQDTAGALAELDVLSNLAERALNLDLNCPRFVSEPCMRITQGRHPVVEQVLTTPFVANDLSLDDNTRMLVITGPNMGGKSTYMRQTALIVLLAHIGSFVPAASCELSLVDRIFTRIGSSDDLAGGRSTFMVEMSETANILHNATERSLVLMDEVGRGTSTFDGLSLAWAAAERLAHLRAYTLFATHYFELTVLPEAEPLVANVHLNATEHNERIVFLHHVLPGPASQSYGLAVAQLAGVPSEVIVRAREHLSRLEDTALPHEAPKPAAKGKPSTPQQSDMFASLPHPVLDELAKVDLDDMTPRRALEMLYALKKRI, encoded by the coding sequence ATGAATAAAGCCGTCTCTGACCTGTCCTCCCACACTCCGATGATGCAGCAATACTGGCGCCTGAAGAACCAGCACCCGGATCAGCTGATGTTCTACCGCATGGGCGACTTCTACGAGATCTTCTACGAAGACGCGAAGAAGGCGGCCAAATTGCTCGACATCACCCTGACCGCGCGCGGGCAGTCGGCGGGTCAGGCGATTCCGATGTGTGGGATTCCTTACCATGCAGCGGAAGGTTACCTGGCGAAACTGGTCAAGCTCGGCGAGTCGGTGGTGATTTGTGAGCAAGTCGGCGACCCGGCCACCAGCAAGGGTCCGGTGGAACGTCAGGTGGTGCGGATCATCACGCCGGGCACAGTCAGCGATGAAGCGCTGCTCGACGAGCGTCGCGACAACCTGATCGCGGCGGTACTGGGTGACGAACGCCTGTTCGGCCTGGCGGTGCTGGACATCACCAGCGGCAACTTCAGCGTGCTGGAGATCAAGGGCTGGGAAAACCTGCTGGCGGAACTGGAGCGGGTCAACCCGGTGGAACTGCTGATCCCCGATGACTGGCCGAAAGACCTGCCGGCGGAAAAACGTCGCGGGGTCCGTCGTCGCGCGCCGTGGGATTTCGAACGTGATTCGGCGTTGAAAAGTCTTTGCCAGCAGTTCTCCACCCAAGACCTGAAGGGTTTCGGTTGCGAGAACCTGACCCTGGCCATCGGCGCCGCCGGTTGCCTGTTGGCGTACGCCAAGGAAACCCAGCGCACCGCCCTGCCCCACCTGCGCAGCCTGCGCCATGAGCGCCTTGATGACACCGTGGTGCTCGACGGCGCCAGCCGACGCAATCTGGAACTCGACACCAACCTGGCCGGCGGTCGCGACAACACCCTGCAATCGGTGGTGGATCGCTGCCAGACCGCCATGGGCAGCCGCTTGCTGACCCGCTGGTTGAACCGCCCGCTGCGCGATCTCACCGTGCTGCTGGCGCGGCAGAGTTCGATCCGTTGCCTGCTCGACGGCTATCGATTCGAAAAACTGCAGCCGCAGCTCAAGGAAATTGGCGACATCGAGCGAATTCTCGCGCGAATCGGTTTGCGCAATGCGCGCCCCCGGGACCTTGCCCGTTTACGCGATGCCCTTGGCGCCCTGCCTGAGCTGCAAGTAGCAATGGCTGACCTGGAAGCGCCGCACCTGCAATCGCTGGCAACGATCACCAGCACCTACCCGGACCTCGCCGCGCTGCTGGAAAAAGCCATTATCGACAACCCGCCGGCGGTCATCCGCGACGGCGGCGTGTTGAAAACCGGGTACGACAGCGAACTCGACGAACTGCAATCGCTGAGCGAAAACGCCGGCCAGTTCCTGATTGATCTGGAGACCCGCGAGAAAGCCCGCACCGGTCTGGCGAATCTGAAGGTCGGTTATAACCGTATTCATGGCTACTTCATCGAACTGCCGAGCAAGCAGGCTGAATCGGCTCCAGCGGACTACATCCGCCGGCAGACGCTGAAGGGCGCCGAGCGTTTTATCACCCCGGAATTGAAAGAGTTCGAAGACAAAGCGCTGTCGGCGAAGAGTCGGGCGCTGGCACGGGAGAAAATGCTCTACGAGGCGCTGCTTGAAGACCTGATCAGTCAGCTACCACCGCTGCAGGACACCGCCGGCGCACTGGCCGAACTGGACGTGCTGAGCAACCTCGCCGAACGGGCGCTGAATCTTGACCTGAACTGCCCGCGTTTTGTCAGCGAACCGTGCATGCGCATTACTCAGGGTCGTCACCCGGTGGTCGAGCAAGTGCTGACGACGCCGTTCGTGGCCAACGACCTGAGCCTTGATGACAACACGCGGATGCTGGTGATCACCGGGCCGAACATGGGCGGTAAATCCACTTACATGCGGCAGACCGCACTCATCGTGCTGCTCGCGCACATCGGCAGCTTTGTCCCGGCAGCGAGCTGTGAATTGTCGCTGGTCGACCGCATCTTCACCCGAATCGGCTCCAGTGATGACCTCGCCGGCGGACGCTCGACCTTTATGGTGGAAATGAGCGAAACCGCCAACATTCTTCACAACGCCACCGAGCGCAGCCTGGTGCTGATGGACGAAGTCGGACGCGGCACCAGCACCTTTGACGGCCTGTCCCTGGCATGGGCGGCCGCCGAGCGTCTGGCCCATCTGCGTGCGTATACGCTGTTCGCTACGCACTACTTTGAACTGACGGTACTGCCGGAGGCCGAACCTCTGGTAGCCAACGTGCATCTCAATGCAACCGAGCACAACGAGCGCATCGTGTTTCTGCATCACGTCCTGCCCGGACCGGCCAGCCAGAGCTATGGCTTGGCGGTGGCACAACTGGCCGGCGTACCCAGCGAAGTCATCGTGCGCGCCCGTGAGCATTTGAGCCGTCTGGAAGACACCGCCCTGCCTCACGAGGCACCGAAACCGGCCGCCAAAGGCAAACCGTCGACACCGCAGCAAAGCGACATGTTCGCCAGCCTGCCGCACCCGGTACTCGACGAACTGGCAAAAGTGGATCTGGACGACATGACGCCCCGCCGTGCGCTCGAAATGCTTTATGCACTGAAGAAGCGGATATAA
- the fdxA gene encoding ferredoxin FdxA yields MTFVVTDNCIKCKYTDCVEVCPVDCFYEGPNFLVIHPDECIDCALCEPECPAVAIYSEDEIPAGMENFIELNAELADIWPNITEKKDPLPGAEEWDGKTGKIADLER; encoded by the coding sequence ATGACCTTCGTCGTCACCGACAACTGCATCAAGTGCAAGTACACCGACTGCGTAGAAGTCTGTCCGGTGGACTGCTTTTACGAAGGCCCGAACTTCCTGGTGATTCACCCGGATGAGTGCATCGACTGCGCGCTGTGTGAACCAGAGTGCCCAGCCGTGGCGATCTACTCGGAAGACGAGATTCCGGCTGGCATGGAAAACTTCATTGAGCTCAATGCCGAGCTGGCGGATATCTGGCCGAATATTACTGAAAAGAAAGATCCGTTGCCGGGTGCTGAAGAGTGGGATGGCAAGACCGGTAAAATTGCTGACCTCGAACGCTGA
- the rpoS gene encoding RNA polymerase sigma factor RpoS, whose translation MALSKEVPEFDIDDEVLLMETGIDSDSMLNDEGAAPPSVRSRSKHSVSLKQHKYIDYTRALDATQLYLNEIGFSPLLSPEEEVHFARLSQSGDPAGRKRMIESNLRLVVKIARRYVNRGLSLLDLIEEGNLGLIRAVEKFDPERGFRFSTYATWWIRQTIERAIMNQTRTIRLPIHVVKELNVYLRAARELTQKLDHEPSPEEIANLLEKPVGEVKRMLGLNERVSSVDVSLGPDSDKTLLDTLTDDRPTDPCELLQDDDLSQSIDQWLSELTDKQREVVIRRFGLRGHESSTLEDVGLEIGLTRERVRQIQVEGLKRLREILEKNGLSSESLFQ comes from the coding sequence ATGGCTCTCAGTAAAGAAGTGCCGGAGTTTGACATCGACGATGAGGTTCTCCTTATGGAGACCGGCATCGATTCGGATTCGATGTTGAATGATGAAGGGGCTGCTCCACCTTCCGTTCGTTCCAGATCCAAACACTCCGTTTCACTTAAACAACACAAGTACATCGACTACACGCGTGCACTTGATGCCACGCAGTTGTATCTCAACGAAATCGGCTTTTCCCCATTGCTCTCCCCGGAGGAAGAAGTTCATTTTGCGCGCTTGTCGCAAAGTGGCGATCCGGCCGGGCGCAAGCGCATGATTGAAAGTAACCTGCGGCTGGTGGTCAAAATCGCCCGGCGTTACGTCAATCGGGGCCTGTCGCTCCTGGATCTGATCGAAGAGGGCAACCTCGGGCTGATCCGCGCGGTGGAAAAGTTCGATCCCGAGCGCGGTTTCCGCTTCTCGACCTACGCGACCTGGTGGATTCGTCAGACCATCGAGCGCGCCATCATGAATCAGACCCGAACCATCCGGTTGCCGATTCATGTGGTCAAGGAGCTCAACGTGTACCTGCGGGCCGCACGGGAGCTGACGCAAAAGCTCGACCACGAACCTTCACCCGAAGAAATCGCCAACCTGCTGGAAAAACCGGTAGGCGAGGTCAAGCGCATGCTTGGCCTGAACGAACGGGTTTCTTCGGTCGACGTCTCGCTGGGTCCGGATTCGGATAAAACCCTGCTGGACACCCTCACCGATGATCGTCCGACCGATCCCTGCGAACTGCTGCAGGACGACGATCTGTCCCAGAGCATCGATCAGTGGCTGTCCGAGCTGACCGACAAACAGCGCGAGGTGGTGATACGCCGCTTCGGCCTGCGCGGTCATGAAAGCAGCACGCTGGAGGATGTAGGTCTGGAAATCGGCCTGACCCGGGAACGGGTACGGCAGATCCAGGTAGAAGGCCTCAAGCGTCTTCGTGAAATTCTTGAGAAGAATGGCCTGTCGAGCGAGTCGCTGTTTCAATAA
- a CDS encoding peptidoglycan DD-metalloendopeptidase family protein: MSLRVIAQRMGNTSFQRLVTGLVLSTLLVGCSSTKSSNVSVVDRNKAVAQRPTVTTGQYVVRPGDTLFSIAFRYGWDYKALAARNNIPTPYTIHPGQTIRFDGRSGSTSTAVVRNTSSSPSSSSKTTVIRRQANGTTTTTTTGSAGAVPSVANKPTPAPLPRAGPAPTGWGWPSNGILIGKFSSNGSLNKGIDIAGDLGQPVLAASDGTVVYAGSGLRGYGELVIIKHSETYVSAYGHNRRLLVREGQQVKVGQTIAEMGSTGTDRVKLHFEIRRQGKPVDPLQFLPRR, encoded by the coding sequence GTGAGTCTCAGAGTCATTGCGCAGCGTATGGGTAACACGAGCTTTCAGCGCCTGGTGACTGGCCTTGTCTTGAGCACCCTGCTGGTCGGTTGCTCCAGCACCAAATCGAGCAACGTGAGTGTCGTCGATCGCAACAAGGCGGTGGCCCAGCGGCCGACCGTAACGACCGGGCAGTATGTAGTCCGTCCGGGCGACACGCTGTTTTCGATCGCGTTTCGCTACGGCTGGGACTACAAAGCCCTCGCCGCGCGGAACAATATTCCTACGCCGTATACGATCCACCCGGGTCAGACAATTCGCTTTGACGGGCGTAGCGGATCAACGTCGACAGCCGTGGTGAGAAACACCAGTTCTTCGCCTTCTTCGTCGAGCAAAACCACAGTAATCCGGCGCCAGGCCAATGGCACGACGACCACCACAACCACCGGTTCTGCCGGGGCTGTACCGTCCGTCGCGAACAAGCCAACCCCTGCACCATTGCCTCGGGCAGGGCCAGCCCCGACCGGCTGGGGATGGCCATCTAATGGCATTCTTATTGGAAAATTCTCTTCAAACGGTAGTTTGAATAAAGGAATTGATATCGCCGGAGATTTGGGACAGCCTGTTTTAGCTGCGTCTGATGGGACGGTCGTATACGCCGGGAGTGGCTTAAGGGGCTACGGCGAATTGGTCATCATCAAACACAGCGAAACCTACGTCAGTGCCTACGGTCACAACCGCAGGCTGTTGGTTCGGGAGGGACAGCAGGTCAAGGTCGGACAGACAATTGCCGAAATGGGGTCGACGGGTACGGACCGGGTGAAACTGCACTTTGAGATTCGCCGCCAAGGTAAACCTGTGGATCCGCTGCAGTTCCTGCCAAGACGTTGA
- a CDS encoding protein-L-isoaspartate(D-aspartate) O-methyltransferase, with protein sequence MTSQRTRERLIQRLYEEGVSNAKVLEVIRRTPRHLFVDEALAHRAYEDTALPIGNNQTISQPYMVARMSELLLEAGPLDKVLEIGTGSGYQTAVLSQLVERVFSVERIKVLQDRAKERLVELNLRNVVFRWGDGWEGWPALAPYNGIIVTAVATDVPQALLDQLAPGGRMVIPVGSGEVQQLMLIVREEHGFSRHVLGAVRFVPLLNGPLA encoded by the coding sequence ATGACGTCCCAGCGCACACGCGAGCGCCTGATCCAGCGCCTGTATGAAGAAGGCGTGAGCAACGCCAAGGTGCTGGAGGTTATTCGGCGAACGCCGCGTCACCTGTTCGTCGATGAGGCGCTGGCCCATCGCGCTTATGAAGACACCGCATTGCCGATTGGCAACAACCAGACCATTTCCCAGCCTTATATGGTGGCGCGCATGAGCGAGCTGCTGCTGGAAGCGGGGCCGCTGGATAAAGTACTGGAAATCGGTACCGGCTCCGGTTATCAGACGGCGGTGCTGTCGCAACTGGTCGAACGGGTGTTCTCGGTCGAGCGCATCAAGGTGCTGCAGGATCGCGCCAAGGAACGTCTGGTCGAACTGAACCTGCGCAACGTGGTGTTTCGCTGGGGCGATGGCTGGGAAGGCTGGCCGGCGCTGGCACCGTACAACGGCATTATCGTCACGGCGGTCGCAACCGATGTACCGCAAGCCTTGCTCGATCAACTGGCCCCAGGCGGGCGCATGGTGATTCCGGTCGGGTCGGGCGAGGTGCAACAACTGATGCTGATCGTGCGCGAAGAACACGGCTTTTCCCGCCACGTTCTGGGCGCTGTGCGCTTCGTGCCTTTGCTCAATGGGCCACTGGCCTGA
- the surE gene encoding 5'/3'-nucleotidase SurE, translating to MRILISNDDGVTAPGLAALYAALADYTECVVIAPEQDKSGASSSLTLDRPLHPQYLANGFISLNGTPTDCVHLGLNGLLEREADMVVSGINLGANLGDDVLYSGTVAAALEGRFLERPSFAFSLVSRQVDNLPTAAYFARKLVEAHAGLDLPPRTVLNVNIPNLPIDHIRGIQLTRLGHRARAAAPMKVVDPRGKAGYWIAAAGDAEDGGPGTDFHAVMQGYVSITPLQLDRTFNDAFRSLDGWLGGLG from the coding sequence CGCACCCGGTCTCGCCGCGCTTTATGCTGCGCTGGCGGATTACACCGAGTGCGTGGTTATCGCCCCCGAGCAGGACAAAAGCGGCGCCAGCAGTTCGCTGACGCTCGACCGTCCGCTGCACCCGCAATACCTGGCCAATGGCTTCATCAGCCTCAATGGCACGCCGACCGACTGTGTGCACCTGGGCCTTAACGGTCTGCTGGAGCGCGAAGCGGACATGGTCGTTTCCGGCATCAATCTCGGCGCCAACCTTGGCGATGATGTGCTGTATTCCGGGACGGTGGCGGCGGCCCTGGAGGGACGTTTCCTCGAACGCCCCTCGTTTGCCTTTTCGCTGGTCTCGCGTCAGGTGGATAACCTGCCGACGGCGGCCTACTTTGCGCGCAAACTGGTCGAGGCCCATGCCGGGCTCGATTTGCCGCCGCGCACGGTGCTCAACGTGAATATTCCCAATCTGCCGATCGATCACATCCGTGGCATCCAGCTGACCCGACTCGGCCATCGCGCCCGGGCGGCGGCACCGATGAAAGTGGTCGACCCGCGTGGCAAGGCCGGTTACTGGATTGCAGCGGCCGGCGATGCCGAAGACGGCGGCCCGGGGACGGACTTCCATGCAGTGATGCAAGGCTACGTTTCCATCACCCCGTTGCAGCTCGATCGCACCTTCAACGATGCCTTCAGAAGTCTTGACGGTTGGCTGGGAGGACTCGGCTGA